The DNA region CCCTGCCACGGGAGACCATTGGAACCGGAGGCCCGAAGAAGGAATCGGCGCGCCGCCCGAGGGGGACAATACGGTGAAGTCCCCAGCACCGCCGCGCACTGGATTGCCAGCCTCGCGCGGACCCGATCCGAGGCGCAGGACTCCGGCCGTGATGGCCGCGATCAGTGCGAGTGATGCCGCCATGCCGAGCAGCCAGCCGCTGCGCGGAATGCGCCTGCGGCTGAGAGAGGCGGAGCGGGCGCGGCTGAGCATCTCCGCCGGGACAGCCGGTCCCTGTCCTTCCACCGAGCGTAGCAGGGTCAGTCCGTCTCGACAGCTCTCGCACAGCGCCAGATGAGCCTCGAAGCGATCCCTCTCCGGCGGAGCGAGACTGCCGTCCAGGTAAG from Candidatus Polarisedimenticolia bacterium includes:
- a CDS encoding zf-HC2 domain-containing protein; translation: MAEELIAGHPDDILTAAYLDGSLAPPERDRFEAHLALCESCRDGLTLLRSVEGQGPAVPAEMLSRARSASLSRRRIPRSGWLLGMAASLALIAAITAGVLRLGSGPREAGNPVRGGAGDFTVLSPSGGAPIPSSGLRFQWSPVAGADRYELSLFDASGRKIGQVSAGGEATSAPWPLEAPPPAPGSYVWKIRAMALDRAVAESDPIAFEIGP